From a single Micromonospora pallida genomic region:
- a CDS encoding type I polyketide synthase — translation MSDDDKLRYFLKRVTADLHDTKRKLQTVEARDQEPLAIVSMSCRFPGGVRSPEDLWDLVADGRDALTEFPDDRGWDLESLYDPDPNKPGKSYTRVGGFLDSAGDFDASLFGISPREALAMDPQQRLLLETSWEAVERAGIDPLSLRGSQTGVFVGLSTSNYGMGLPNVPEGVDMYLGTGNTTSVASGRISFTLGLNGPAVTVDTACSSSLVALHLAATALRRRECDLAIAGGVTVMATPGVFVVFSRQRGMSVDGRCKAFAAGADGTGWGEGGGVLVLERLADAERNGHPILAVIRGSALNQDGASNGLTAPNGPSQQRVIRQALANARLGTADVDMVEAHGTGTTLGDPIEAQALLATYGQDRPADRPLWLGSVKSNIGHTQSAAGVAGLVKMVMAVRNGVMPETLHVDAPSPHVDWSAGAVSLLTERRSWPELDRPRRGGVSSFGVSGTNAHVIVEEYRPSGTTTAPEQADRDDTGTTASAYRPGLVASDLTVWPVSARSRGALAGQAGRLAMYVREQGDLDPAAVGWSLLATRSTFDQRAVVVGADTDTLLTGLDAVASGLPAGNVLLGAAAGSSAGPVFVFPGQGAQSAGMASGLVGRVPVFDARLAECQRALAPHLDVDLVSVLTGDDGSWLERVEVVQPVLWAVGIALAAVWEHVGVTPAVVIGHSQGEIGAACVAGILSLEDAAKTVALRSRALAVLRGTGAMASVDLSADAVAERLPLFVGVGVAAVNGPSTVVVSGPPQPVADLVAACQADGVRARIIPVDYASHSSAVQEVAEQLRTDLADVTPRAGHVRLVSTLTGEWIVPESMGAGYWYENLRQTVLFDPAVRVAVEAGHTTFVEISPHPVLTMPVTAILDDAGVTGHTLGTLRRGEDDPARLLTSLGTAYTIGLPVDLTRVLAETATVDLPTYAFEHQHYWLDGSGGLNLESFVQGATDPSDAGFWTAVERGDLTALADVLAAGEIPTDQAVDALRPALPLLTSWRRQRRRQSDIDSWRYQDTWKPLTGVANRGMGGTWVVVMPTGDIVEPWQDACVEACAAAGANLLPVPVSATDVDRDLLGKLLREALTAGAGADGGQAEVTGVVSLLAFDELVHPLHPSVPGGFAATVALFQALGDIGLSAPMWSVTSGAVSVGRADLLRAPMQSLVWGFGRVAALEHPQRWGGLVDLPEAVEERSADLLVAALTTAGEEDQIAVRPGGVLARRLTRVPLGDSQPVNPWEPSGTALVTGGTGALGGHAARWLARSGVENIVVVSRRGMAAPGAQQLVDDITALGARASVVACDAADRDALAELIDGIPAEYPLTTVVHACAVLDDAMINDIRIDQIQRVLQAKVDVAYHLHELTLGLDLSAFVMFSSFAGSVASSGVGNYAPSNAFLDALSQHRRGLGMPATSVAWGAWAGGGMADGPFGELLHRHGVPEMSPEAAITALHQAVDHGEPALTIADIAWERFAVAFTATRPGPLISDLPDVRRLQTTERAGGAEVPDGPESLRDRLAGLPAADRMAALLALVRGQVAAVLNYASAESVEEHRAFRELGFDSVTAVELRNRLGVATGVALPVTLVFDYPTPTTLAEYLFAEVAQEDVVTPTVLLDDLDRIADSLDVVARDEAARVRATVRLQAMLSRLGQGGGGGEIGRHLDDATDDELFAMVDKDLGIS, via the coding sequence ATGAGCGACGACGACAAGCTGCGGTACTTCCTCAAGCGGGTGACCGCCGATCTGCACGACACGAAGCGCAAGCTGCAGACCGTCGAGGCCCGGGACCAGGAACCTCTCGCCATCGTGTCGATGAGCTGCCGGTTCCCCGGCGGCGTCCGCTCGCCCGAGGACCTGTGGGACCTCGTCGCCGACGGCCGGGACGCCCTCACCGAGTTCCCAGACGACCGGGGCTGGGACCTGGAGTCGCTCTACGACCCCGACCCCAACAAGCCGGGCAAGAGCTACACCCGGGTGGGCGGCTTCCTCGACTCCGCCGGTGACTTCGACGCGTCCCTGTTCGGGATCTCCCCGCGCGAGGCCCTCGCGATGGACCCGCAGCAGCGACTGCTGCTGGAGACGTCCTGGGAGGCGGTCGAGCGGGCCGGCATCGACCCGCTCTCCCTGCGGGGCAGCCAGACCGGCGTCTTCGTCGGGCTCAGCACGTCCAACTACGGCATGGGTCTGCCGAACGTGCCCGAGGGCGTCGACATGTACCTCGGCACCGGCAACACCACCAGCGTCGCCTCCGGCCGGATCTCGTTCACCCTCGGTCTCAACGGCCCGGCCGTCACCGTCGACACCGCCTGCTCGTCGTCCCTGGTCGCCCTGCATCTCGCGGCCACCGCGCTGCGCCGCCGGGAGTGCGACCTGGCCATCGCCGGTGGCGTCACCGTGATGGCCACCCCCGGTGTCTTCGTCGTCTTCTCCCGGCAGCGCGGCATGTCCGTCGACGGGCGGTGCAAGGCGTTCGCGGCGGGCGCGGACGGCACCGGCTGGGGCGAGGGCGGCGGTGTGCTCGTCCTGGAGCGGCTCGCCGACGCCGAACGCAACGGCCACCCGATCCTCGCCGTGATCCGGGGCAGCGCCCTCAACCAGGACGGCGCGTCCAACGGCCTCACCGCCCCCAACGGCCCGTCCCAGCAGCGGGTGATCCGGCAGGCCCTCGCCAACGCCCGGCTCGGCACCGCCGACGTCGACATGGTGGAGGCGCACGGCACGGGCACCACCCTCGGCGACCCGATCGAGGCGCAGGCGCTGCTCGCCACCTACGGACAGGACCGCCCCGCCGACCGGCCGCTCTGGCTCGGCTCGGTGAAGTCGAACATCGGCCACACCCAGAGCGCCGCCGGCGTCGCCGGTCTGGTGAAGATGGTGATGGCGGTGCGCAACGGCGTGATGCCGGAGACCCTGCACGTCGACGCGCCGTCCCCGCACGTGGACTGGTCCGCCGGGGCGGTCTCGCTGCTCACCGAACGTCGGTCGTGGCCGGAACTGGACCGGCCCCGCCGGGGTGGTGTCTCCTCGTTCGGCGTCAGCGGCACCAACGCCCACGTGATCGTCGAGGAGTACCGGCCGTCCGGCACCACCACCGCCCCCGAGCAGGCGGACAGGGACGACACCGGAACCACCGCGTCCGCGTACCGGCCAGGTCTGGTCGCCTCGGACCTGACCGTGTGGCCGGTGTCCGCGCGGTCCCGGGGCGCGCTCGCCGGCCAGGCGGGCCGTCTGGCCATGTACGTGCGTGAGCAGGGCGACCTGGACCCGGCGGCGGTCGGCTGGTCGCTGCTGGCCACTCGGTCGACGTTCGACCAGCGGGCCGTCGTGGTCGGCGCGGACACCGACACGCTTCTCACGGGTCTGGACGCGGTGGCGTCGGGTCTGCCGGCGGGGAACGTGCTGTTGGGTGCGGCTGCGGGTTCGTCTGCCGGTCCGGTGTTCGTGTTCCCGGGTCAGGGTGCGCAGTCGGCGGGGATGGCGTCCGGTCTGGTGGGTCGGGTTCCGGTGTTCGACGCCCGGCTGGCTGAGTGTCAGCGGGCCCTCGCGCCGCACCTGGACGTCGACCTGGTCTCCGTGTTGACCGGTGACGACGGGTCGTGGTTGGAGCGGGTGGAGGTCGTCCAGCCGGTGCTGTGGGCTGTCGGCATCGCTCTGGCCGCCGTGTGGGAGCACGTGGGCGTGACTCCGGCGGTGGTGATCGGTCATTCGCAGGGTGAGATCGGCGCGGCCTGTGTTGCGGGCATCCTGAGCTTGGAGGATGCGGCGAAGACGGTGGCGTTGCGGTCGCGTGCTCTGGCGGTGTTGCGGGGTACGGGGGCGATGGCGTCGGTGGACCTGTCCGCCGATGCCGTTGCGGAGCGGCTGCCGCTGTTCGTGGGTGTGGGTGTGGCGGCGGTGAACGGCCCGTCGACCGTCGTCGTGTCGGGTCCGCCGCAGCCGGTGGCGGACCTTGTCGCGGCGTGTCAGGCCGATGGTGTGCGGGCGCGGATCATTCCGGTGGACTACGCGTCGCACTCTTCGGCGGTGCAGGAGGTCGCGGAGCAGCTCCGGACGGATCTGGCCGATGTCACGCCCCGGGCGGGGCATGTCCGGTTGGTGTCCACGCTGACCGGGGAGTGGATCGTCCCGGAGAGCATGGGTGCCGGCTACTGGTACGAGAACCTGCGGCAGACGGTGCTCTTCGACCCGGCCGTCCGCGTCGCGGTCGAGGCGGGGCACACGACGTTCGTGGAGATCTCCCCGCATCCGGTGTTGACGATGCCGGTGACCGCGATTCTGGACGATGCCGGTGTCACCGGGCACACCCTCGGTACGTTGCGGCGGGGTGAGGACGACCCGGCCCGGCTGCTGACCAGCCTGGGCACGGCATACACGATCGGTCTGCCGGTCGACCTGACCCGGGTCCTCGCCGAGACGGCGACCGTCGACCTGCCCACCTACGCCTTCGAGCACCAGCACTACTGGCTGGACGGCAGCGGCGGACTCAACCTGGAGAGCTTCGTCCAGGGTGCCACCGATCCCAGTGACGCCGGCTTCTGGACGGCGGTGGAACGCGGCGATCTGACCGCGCTCGCCGACGTGCTGGCCGCGGGGGAGATTCCCACCGACCAGGCCGTCGACGCGCTGCGGCCCGCCCTGCCGCTGCTCACCTCGTGGCGGCGGCAGCGCCGCAGGCAGTCCGACATCGACAGTTGGCGCTACCAGGACACCTGGAAGCCGCTGACCGGCGTCGCCAATCGGGGTATGGGCGGCACCTGGGTCGTGGTGATGCCGACCGGTGACATCGTCGAGCCCTGGCAGGACGCCTGCGTCGAGGCGTGCGCTGCCGCCGGCGCGAACCTCCTACCGGTTCCCGTCAGCGCCACCGACGTCGACCGTGACCTGCTCGGCAAGCTTCTGCGGGAGGCCCTCACCGCCGGTGCCGGTGCCGACGGCGGGCAGGCCGAGGTGACCGGTGTGGTGTCGCTGCTGGCCTTCGACGAACTGGTTCACCCGCTGCACCCCTCCGTGCCCGGCGGCTTCGCCGCCACCGTCGCCCTCTTCCAGGCTCTCGGCGACATCGGCCTGTCCGCCCCGATGTGGAGCGTCACCTCCGGTGCCGTCTCCGTCGGCCGCGCCGACCTCCTGCGGGCGCCGATGCAGTCGCTGGTCTGGGGCTTCGGTCGGGTCGCCGCGCTGGAGCACCCGCAACGCTGGGGTGGCCTCGTCGACCTTCCCGAGGCGGTCGAGGAACGCTCGGCCGACCTGCTCGTCGCGGCTCTTACCACCGCAGGCGAGGAGGACCAGATCGCGGTACGACCGGGCGGGGTGCTCGCCCGGCGTCTCACCCGGGTCCCGCTCGGGGACAGTCAACCCGTCAACCCGTGGGAGCCCTCCGGTACGGCCCTGGTCACCGGCGGCACCGGCGCCCTCGGCGGGCACGCCGCCCGCTGGCTGGCCCGCAGCGGAGTGGAGAACATCGTCGTCGTCAGCCGGCGGGGCATGGCCGCGCCGGGTGCACAGCAGTTGGTCGACGACATCACCGCGTTGGGAGCCCGGGCCTCCGTCGTCGCCTGCGACGCCGCAGACCGGGACGCCCTGGCCGAGCTGATCGACGGTATTCCCGCCGAGTACCCGCTCACCACGGTCGTGCACGCCTGCGCGGTGCTGGACGACGCCATGATCAACGACATCCGGATCGACCAGATCCAACGGGTTCTCCAGGCCAAGGTCGACGTCGCGTACCACCTGCACGAGCTGACCCTCGGCCTGGACCTCTCCGCGTTCGTCATGTTCTCGTCCTTCGCCGGCTCCGTGGCCAGTTCCGGTGTCGGCAACTACGCGCCGAGCAACGCCTTCCTCGACGCGCTCTCCCAGCACCGGCGCGGCCTCGGCATGCCCGCCACCTCCGTCGCCTGGGGCGCCTGGGCCGGCGGCGGCATGGCCGACGGCCCCTTCGGTGAGCTGCTGCACCGGCACGGCGTCCCGGAGATGTCCCCGGAGGCCGCGATCACCGCCCTGCACCAGGCGGTGGACCACGGCGAGCCGGCCCTCACCATCGCCGACATCGCCTGGGAGCGGTTCGCCGTCGCCTTCACCGCGACCCGTCCCGGCCCGTTGATCAGCGACCTGCCGGACGTCCGTCGGCTCCAGACCACCGAACGCGCCGGCGGTGCCGAGGTTCCCGACGGTCCCGAGTCGTTGCGGGACCGGCTCGCCGGTCTGCCCGCCGCTGATCGGATGGCCGCGCTGCTCGCGTTGGTCCGTGGTCAGGTCGCCGCCGTGCTCAACTACGCCTCGGCCGAGTCGGTCGAGGAACACCGGGCGTTCCGGGAACTGGGGTTCGACTCCGTCACTGCCGTCGAGTTGCGTAACCGGCTCGGTGTGGCGACCGGAGTGGCGCTTCCGGTCACCCTGGTCTTCGACTACCCGACGCCGACCACCCTTGCCGAGTACCTCTTCGCCGAGGTGGCGCAGGAGGACGTGGTCACCCCGACCGTGCTCCTCGACGACCTCGACCGCATCGCCGACAGCCTCGACGTGGTGGCGCGGGACGAGGCGGCCCGGGTCCGGGCCACCGTCCGCCTCCAGGCGATGCTCTCGCGGCTCGGCCAGGGCGGTGGCGGCGGCGAGATCGGCCGGCACCTCGACGACGCCACCGACGACGAACTGTTCGCGATGGTGGACAAGGACCTCGGTATCTCCTGA